Below is a window of Fimbriimonadaceae bacterium DNA.
TTGGAAAGCGTCGTCCGAAGCTGGGTGGCGTGCATGGATGCCGAGGAAGCCTCGTGAAGCTTCGAGGAATCTTGGGAAGCGATTGAAGACCATCGACATTGAAACGATCTACAAGACCGAGTCGCGGCGGGTTCTTGCCACGCTCATCCGGCTTTTGGGCGACTTTGAGCTTGCCGAGGACGCGCTGCACGACGCCTTTGCGGCGGCTCTGGAGAAGTGGCCCGTCGACGGCGTGCCGGACAACCCTCGCGCATGGCTCGTTTCGACCGGGCGGTTCAAGGCCATCGACCAGATCCGTCGCCGCGCGCGGTTCGACGCTTCCCTGGCTGATGCTGCCGACCGCCTGGATACGCGATCTTCGGAGCCCTTTGAGGCGAGCGAGCAGGCTGTCAAGGATGACCAGCTTCGTCTGATCTTTACCTGTTGCCACCCGGCTTTGCCGGCGGAGGCTCGCGTTGCGCTGACGCTTCGGGAAGTGTGCGGACTGACGACAGAGGAGATTGCGCGTGCGTTCCTCACGAGCCCGCCGACGATTGCGCAAAGGATCGTGCGAGCCAAGGCGAAGATTCGGGATGCGAAGATTCCTTATGAAGTGCCAACCTCGGCGGACCTTCCCGACCGGCTGGACACGGCCTTGCAGGCGATCTATCTGGTTTTCAACGAAGGGTATTCGGCCTCTTTTGGCGCGGAGCTGACGCGGGCCGATCTTTCCGGCGAGGCGATTCGGCTTGGTCGGCTGATGATGGAGCTTTTGCCCGAGCCGGAGGTTGGGGGGCTGCTGGGCTTGATGCTCCTGCAAGA
It encodes the following:
- a CDS encoding RNA polymerase sigma factor, encoding MPRKPREASRNLGKRLKTIDIETIYKTESRRVLATLIRLLGDFELAEDALHDAFAAALEKWPVDGVPDNPRAWLVSTGRFKAIDQIRRRARFDASLADAADRLDTRSSEPFEASEQAVKDDQLRLIFTCCHPALPAEARVALTLREVCGLTTEEIARAFLTSPPTIAQRIVRAKAKIRDAKIPYEVPTSADLPDRLDTALQAIYLVFNEGYSASFGAELTRADLSGEAIRLGRLMMELLPEPEVGGLLGLMLLQESRRVARTSSDGELVLLEDQDRTLWDRSMIAEGIALVEQSLASRRFGPYTLQAAIAAVHAEAETPEQTDWGQIAALYSLLLRIEPSPVIELNRAVAVAMHEGFEAGLALIDSILERGDLADYHLVHSARADLCRRLGRREEARTSYERALSLTQLEPERRFIERRLKGLA